From Sporocytophaga myxococcoides, one genomic window encodes:
- a CDS encoding AMP-binding protein produces the protein MASKPWLNQYPKEVNPEINPDAYISLLHFFEDCIKKYGDLVGFVNMGKTMTFKQLDEYSTQFAAYLQNHAKLKQGDRIAIQMPNLLQNPVVIFGAVKAGLIIVNTNPLYTEREMEHQFKDSGAKAIVILANFADKLEAIRKNTDIKHIVITEIGDMQGALKGAIVNFVVKYVKKMVPSYNIPEAVKFNDALKMGKASSWTRPELKGSDICFLQYTGGTTGVSKGAMLTHRNIVANMLQSYEWFKPVLKEREEIVITPLPLYHIFALTANLLVMMKYGAKNILITNPKDMKAFIKELKMYPFSLMTGVNTLFNGLLNQEAFKTIDFSHLKMTVGGGMAVQKPVAQKWEEVTKTKLAEGYGLTETSPVACVNPVDGRMRLGSIGLPIPSTELKVMNDDGQEVGIDEPGELWIKGPQVMAGYWQRPEETANVMVGEWFKSGDMAAIDKDGFFRIVDRKKEMVLVSGFNVYPNEVEEVLCMHPKILEAGVKGIPDDKTNEAVKAFIVKKDPSLTEEEVKEHCRKYLTSYKVPKHIVFRNELPKSNVGKILRRLME, from the coding sequence ATGGCAAGTAAACCCTGGTTAAATCAATACCCCAAGGAGGTCAATCCGGAAATTAATCCTGATGCGTATATTTCCCTATTACATTTTTTTGAAGATTGTATTAAGAAATACGGAGATCTTGTCGGGTTTGTAAACATGGGTAAAACCATGACATTTAAGCAACTTGATGAATATTCAACTCAGTTTGCTGCCTACCTTCAGAACCATGCAAAGCTCAAACAGGGTGATAGAATTGCAATACAGATGCCGAATTTACTGCAGAATCCTGTGGTAATCTTCGGGGCGGTCAAAGCTGGTCTTATAATAGTGAATACAAATCCGCTGTATACGGAGCGTGAAATGGAACATCAGTTCAAGGATTCAGGAGCCAAAGCAATTGTAATCCTTGCAAATTTTGCCGATAAGCTGGAGGCGATCAGGAAAAATACGGATATAAAACACATAGTAATTACGGAAATAGGAGATATGCAGGGGGCTTTGAAAGGGGCTATCGTGAATTTTGTGGTGAAGTATGTGAAAAAAATGGTTCCTTCTTATAATATTCCTGAAGCAGTTAAATTTAATGATGCTTTAAAGATGGGTAAAGCATCATCCTGGACAAGGCCAGAACTTAAAGGCTCTGATATATGCTTTTTACAATACACAGGGGGAACAACAGGAGTATCTAAAGGAGCTATGCTTACCCATAGAAATATTGTAGCAAACATGCTTCAAAGTTATGAGTGGTTCAAACCTGTATTGAAAGAAAGAGAAGAAATTGTGATTACTCCTCTTCCGTTGTACCATATATTTGCTTTAACTGCAAACCTTTTGGTGATGATGAAGTATGGAGCCAAAAATATCCTGATCACTAATCCGAAAGATATGAAGGCCTTCATCAAGGAACTTAAAATGTATCCGTTTTCATTGATGACAGGAGTAAATACTTTGTTTAACGGTCTGTTAAATCAGGAAGCTTTTAAGACAATTGATTTCTCTCACCTCAAAATGACAGTGGGTGGTGGTATGGCAGTTCAAAAGCCGGTTGCTCAGAAATGGGAAGAGGTAACTAAGACAAAACTTGCTGAAGGATATGGCTTGACTGAAACTTCTCCTGTAGCCTGCGTAAATCCGGTGGATGGAAGAATGAGACTAGGTTCCATTGGATTACCAATTCCGAGTACAGAACTGAAGGTAATGAACGATGATGGTCAGGAAGTTGGTATAGATGAGCCTGGAGAACTTTGGATCAAAGGTCCGCAGGTAATGGCTGGTTACTGGCAAAGACCGGAAGAAACAGCCAATGTTATGGTGGGAGAATGGTTTAAGTCTGGTGACATGGCTGCGATAGATAAAGATGGATTTTTCAGAATTGTGGACAGAAAGAAAGAAATGGTGCTTGTGAGCGGCTTCAATGTATATCCGAATGAAGTAGAAGAAGTTTTATGTATGCACCCGAAAATATTGGAAGCTGGGGTAAAAGGTATTCCGGATGATAAAACCAATGAAGCAGTAAAAGCATTTATTGTCAAGAAAGATCCGTCACTTACCGAAGAAGAAGTAAAAGAACATTGCAGAAAATATCTGACATCTTATAAAGTGCCTAAGCATATAGTATTCAGAAACGAACTGCCGAAGAGCAATGTAGGTAAGATATTGAGAAGATTAATGGAATAA
- a CDS encoding fatty acid desaturase family protein encodes MKKLKFSKDNGTEFYKELIQSLDKYFDENKINKTGNKTMMVKMIFYFSLDILFYVLMITSDSLPQFYIYYMLMGLAILLTAFNISHDAAHGVAVKSKFWNKFLFQLSFNLQGNNAYVWGENHNESHHLYTNVEGSDIDVLNNPLVRTSESQPLRWFHRYQHLYSPILYLFYSLNWFLFRECLMIFNISSRTISIEIPRREIAKLVVFKLMYVGYMILLPIYILHFDWSHVFLAFLLNHFIISLIFVGVLGVSHLSDYVEHPKPDSDDKLPISWPTLQMYTSVDYNSDSVFFNWTLGGFNAHALHHLLPNICHIHYLDILPIFRSLCKKHNITYMEMSYIESLKSHFRFLKGMGRNVYLNKVSFEK; translated from the coding sequence ATGAAAAAACTAAAATTTTCGAAAGATAACGGAACTGAGTTTTATAAAGAATTAATTCAAAGCCTGGATAAGTATTTTGATGAAAATAAGATAAATAAGACTGGAAATAAAACCATGATGGTGAAAATGATCTTTTATTTCAGTCTTGATATTCTGTTCTATGTACTTATGATCACAAGCGATAGTCTCCCTCAGTTCTATATTTATTATATGTTAATGGGACTAGCAATACTATTGACTGCATTTAATATCTCTCATGATGCGGCTCATGGAGTTGCTGTTAAAAGCAAGTTCTGGAATAAATTCCTTTTTCAGTTAAGCTTTAACCTTCAGGGAAATAATGCTTATGTATGGGGGGAAAATCACAATGAGTCTCATCATTTATATACCAATGTAGAAGGAAGTGATATTGATGTTCTAAATAATCCTCTGGTAAGAACTTCTGAAAGTCAGCCATTGAGATGGTTTCACAGATATCAGCATCTTTATTCTCCGATCTTGTATTTGTTTTATTCACTCAATTGGTTCTTATTCAGAGAATGTCTGATGATATTTAACATATCCAGCAGAACTATTAGTATCGAAATTCCGAGGCGGGAAATTGCAAAACTTGTAGTATTTAAATTAATGTACGTAGGCTATATGATTTTACTTCCGATTTATATCCTTCATTTTGACTGGAGTCACGTTTTCCTTGCTTTCCTTCTGAATCATTTTATTATCTCATTAATATTTGTCGGAGTTCTTGGAGTGTCTCATTTGTCTGATTATGTAGAGCATCCCAAACCCGACAGTGATGACAAGCTTCCGATCAGCTGGCCTACTTTACAGATGTATACTTCAGTGGATTATAATTCAGATAGCGTATTTTTTAACTGGACATTGGGAGGGTTTAATGCTCATGCTTTGCATCATCTATTGCCCAATATTTGTCATATTCATTACCTGGACATATTACCCATATTCCGATCACTGTGTAAGAAACATAACATTACTTATATGGAGATGTCATATATTGAGTCTTTGAAATCGCATTTCAGATTTTTAAAAGGGATGGGAAGAAATGTTTATTTAAATAAAGTAAGTTTTGAGAAATAA
- a CDS encoding fatty acid desaturase family protein, whose translation MRNKHKQVPEDTALLKVIHRRVEEGIHFDSKEFLIANTFKFIFYSLMLSLTYACIYNSDSSLAFCGSFILYGFLTLLLAFNFAHDFSHGTIFKNKSYNDICFILIYALNGAHAESWKKRHVDSHHYAPNVEKYDTDLEISSLIRVIPASKYMWYHRYQHLYAPLAYTSYSLFWIGIKDFNIFFSGKNRKKPHSLKYIASFWIQKSFYIFYILILPLIYSSQPWFIILLGFVMMHIVISLFLLFTFFMTHHVEGVEYPKVDHEGFIETSWLMNQVKCSNDMHPHSNLANFIFGGFNNHIAHHLFPHIHHFYYPRLNKILYEVLLENGVRPNQTTYWGGILAHLRHLKNMSQDKRPISYW comes from the coding sequence TTGAGAAATAAACATAAACAGGTTCCTGAAGACACAGCTTTGCTCAAGGTTATTCATCGCAGAGTTGAAGAAGGGATTCATTTTGATTCAAAAGAATTTCTTATTGCAAATACGTTTAAGTTTATCTTTTATAGTTTAATGCTGTCGCTGACATACGCATGTATATATAATTCAGATAGCAGTTTAGCATTTTGTGGCAGTTTTATTTTATATGGCTTTCTGACCTTATTGCTGGCATTTAACTTTGCACACGATTTTTCACATGGAACAATATTTAAAAATAAAAGCTATAATGATATCTGCTTTATTCTGATATATGCACTTAATGGTGCACATGCGGAATCCTGGAAGAAAAGGCATGTAGATTCTCATCACTATGCTCCTAATGTAGAAAAGTATGATACTGACCTGGAAATATCAAGTCTGATAAGGGTAATACCAGCGAGTAAGTATATGTGGTATCATCGTTATCAGCATCTTTATGCTCCTTTAGCATATACTTCCTATTCTTTGTTTTGGATTGGTATTAAGGATTTTAATATCTTTTTTTCTGGTAAGAACAGAAAGAAACCACATTCATTAAAATACATAGCTTCTTTCTGGATTCAGAAGTCGTTTTACATATTCTATATTCTGATACTACCTTTAATATATTCATCACAGCCTTGGTTTATCATTTTGTTAGGGTTTGTAATGATGCACATTGTCATATCATTGTTTCTCCTCTTTACATTTTTTATGACTCATCATGTAGAAGGAGTAGAATATCCTAAAGTGGATCATGAAGGGTTTATAGAGACTTCCTGGTTGATGAATCAGGTTAAATGTTCTAATGATATGCACCCACATAGTAACTTAGCAAATTTTATATTCGGAGGTTTTAATAATCATATTGCACATCATCTTTTTCCTCATATTCATCATTTTTATTATCCAAGACTCAATAAAATTTTATATGAAGTGTTGCTTGAAAACGGAGTAAGACCTAATCAAACTACTTATTGGGGAGGTATATTGGCACATTTAAGGCATCTGAAAAATATGTCACAAGATAAGCGCCCAATAAGTTATTGGTAA
- a CDS encoding T9SS type A sorting domain-containing protein: MKHKLLQGKVVYLSIISILMFSLNNVYGQQVKLPTDTTFSENLTIDPNKDMYPGEEFDIHFQMTGFPAGTIYTALAHKDDDEINIGTTTTGSPIHAKVPLDVVPGRYGIKVVAASGLPARPKTILIRDSTTYDPYKWSKVSGNEPGKLIFTGTGERSATSKPLDFTPGGFTQISFSWLQTANPNSDVYIEYSTDYGKTWNQGLKLATTINYEKFLLYNFPSGANSDHTMIRIIQPNYIEGADGWRINLILFDMHGNVIMPDYYENIHFTVIGPSITLTPLTSRKVCAGQSTSYSYTTNGTFPEGTVLTAQISSSNGLFDNPTDIGTLNDTKGGTIHVKFPDNIKAGPHYRVRIMAIAGDKHISTSNPSPYIELGEYLNYSVLKEGNILTAPEGTSYQWYKDNQLINDATSRTYEVMESGNYSCKVTGTDGCAYNTSSIDLSILGTFKKLAPEHFTLYPNPSSDKITLTSLKAFEGEIEVSLYNSLGEKIYGQIVNQVTPTLEINLNQIKRGLYYLTITHQNERVYKPVIKL; this comes from the coding sequence ATGAAACACAAATTACTTCAAGGAAAGGTCGTTTACCTTTCTATTATTTCGATTCTAATGTTTTCTTTAAATAATGTTTACGGACAACAAGTAAAGTTACCAACCGATACAACATTTAGTGAAAACCTGACTATTGACCCGAATAAAGATATGTATCCGGGAGAGGAGTTTGATATCCATTTTCAAATGACAGGATTTCCTGCTGGCACAATTTATACCGCCTTAGCCCATAAAGACGATGATGAAATCAACATAGGAACAACAACTACCGGTAGTCCGATACATGCAAAAGTTCCTTTAGACGTTGTTCCAGGAAGATATGGTATTAAAGTAGTTGCGGCTTCTGGTCTTCCTGCAAGACCCAAAACCATTCTGATAAGAGACTCGACTACTTATGACCCATACAAATGGTCCAAAGTGTCAGGCAATGAACCCGGGAAACTTATATTTACAGGAACAGGGGAAAGATCAGCAACCTCCAAGCCTCTGGATTTTACACCTGGCGGATTTACCCAAATAAGTTTCAGCTGGCTTCAAACTGCTAATCCAAATTCAGATGTCTATATTGAATATTCCACAGACTATGGCAAAACATGGAATCAGGGCTTAAAACTTGCTACTACTATCAACTACGAGAAATTTCTTTTGTATAATTTTCCCTCTGGGGCAAATTCAGACCATACTATGATCCGTATTATTCAGCCAAATTATATAGAAGGTGCTGATGGCTGGAGAATCAATCTCATATTATTCGATATGCATGGCAATGTTATTATGCCTGACTATTATGAAAATATTCATTTTACTGTAATCGGTCCGAGTATTACTTTAACTCCCCTCACGTCGAGGAAGGTTTGTGCGGGTCAATCAACGAGTTATAGCTACACAACCAATGGAACATTTCCAGAGGGAACGGTTCTCACAGCACAAATATCCTCATCGAATGGTCTTTTTGATAACCCTACAGATATCGGAACTTTGAATGATACAAAGGGAGGAACAATTCATGTAAAATTCCCTGACAATATCAAAGCTGGCCCTCATTACAGAGTGAGAATTATGGCTATTGCCGGCGATAAGCATATTAGCACATCCAACCCATCTCCATATATTGAACTGGGTGAATATCTGAATTATTCAGTTTTAAAAGAAGGAAATATACTTACTGCCCCAGAGGGAACCTCTTATCAATGGTATAAAGATAACCAATTAATAAATGATGCCACCTCAAGGACCTATGAGGTAATGGAATCAGGAAACTATTCCTGTAAGGTTACAGGAACTGATGGCTGTGCTTATAATACATCCTCCATTGATTTATCAATCTTAGGAACCTTTAAAAAGCTGGCTCCTGAACATTTTACCCTCTACCCAAACCCTTCAAGTGATAAAATCACCCTTACATCATTAAAGGCATTTGAAGGTGAAATTGAGGTAAGTCTTTATAATTCTCTTGGAGAAAAAATTTATGGTCAAATAGTTAACCAGGTAACACCAACTTTAGAAATAAATCTTAATCAAATCAAAAGAGGACTTTACTATCTGACAATCACGCATCAAAATGAACGGGTCTACAAGCCAGTCATTAAGCTTTAA
- a CDS encoding sensor histidine kinase, translating to MSHNTFQDKEIKQIDTSTFFTEVMENSQAAGVIVMNVNGIMLDSSISVQKVLGYAKEDLIGNYYGLLFVPEDRLKNLPEVELKTVKQKGSFIDDNYLLHKKGAYIWIHGESIYTQDKEGNIFIIKVIFDINEKKLLEEQLTHSNQKLVNINNDLENFIYTASHDLKAPINNIDGLLASVKEELDSECKKKLEESGILEMLNISIQKFKNTLYDLASIGKTQSGIAEELKSRVDFKEVLDQVKFDLMDDIENSHAKIYDYFTEASFINFSRKNLRSILYNLLSNAIKYASPERIPEIIIRTSKVREDLILLEVKDNGLGISTKDHGKVFSMYERIHTHIEGTGVGLNIVKRIVENNGGKIELESQEGKGSTFKIYFKEEE from the coding sequence ATGAGCCATAATACTTTTCAGGATAAAGAAATCAAACAGATTGATACTTCTACATTCTTTACAGAAGTGATGGAAAACTCTCAGGCTGCAGGGGTAATAGTGATGAATGTAAATGGTATAATGCTGGACAGTAGCATTAGTGTCCAAAAAGTATTAGGTTATGCCAAGGAAGATTTAATCGGAAATTATTATGGCCTTTTATTTGTTCCAGAAGATCGTTTAAAAAATCTCCCGGAAGTTGAATTAAAGACAGTAAAACAAAAAGGCTCTTTCATCGATGACAATTACCTCCTTCACAAAAAAGGAGCTTATATATGGATTCATGGAGAAAGTATCTATACGCAGGATAAGGAAGGAAATATTTTTATTATCAAGGTTATATTTGATATAAATGAAAAGAAGCTTTTAGAAGAGCAACTCACTCATTCCAATCAGAAATTGGTTAATATAAATAATGATCTGGAAAATTTTATTTACACTGCTTCTCACGATTTAAAAGCTCCAATAAATAACATAGACGGCCTGTTAGCATCAGTCAAGGAAGAGTTAGATTCTGAATGTAAAAAAAAGTTAGAAGAATCAGGTATATTGGAAATGCTCAATATATCTATTCAAAAGTTTAAGAATACCTTATATGATTTAGCATCTATAGGCAAAACACAAAGCGGAATTGCTGAAGAATTAAAATCCAGAGTCGATTTCAAAGAAGTTCTGGATCAGGTCAAATTTGATTTAATGGATGATATTGAGAATTCTCATGCAAAAATTTATGACTATTTTACTGAAGCATCATTCATCAACTTCTCGAGAAAAAATTTAAGAAGCATTTTGTATAATCTTCTTTCTAACGCGATAAAATATGCCTCTCCGGAACGTATACCAGAGATTATAATCAGAACATCAAAAGTGAGGGAGGATCTTATTCTTTTGGAAGTTAAGGACAATGGTTTGGGCATTTCTACAAAAGATCATGGGAAAGTATTTTCTATGTATGAAAGGATACATACACATATTGAAGGCACCGGAGTAGGTCTTAATATAGTCAAAAGAATTGTAGAAAATAACGGCGGAAAAATTGAATTGGAAAGCCAGGAAGGAAAAGGATCAACTTTTAAAATCTACTTTAAAGAGGAGGAGTAA
- a CDS encoding condensin complex protein MksE yields the protein MVPKQTAEIFQILSKGNFISSNGSQARLYDCISHEDNFRILKEYFAHIGYHLESGHNYYYFSQQDETNTNMEKKLEQFAHFIDVMDFFSCLDVKPVTGTRYRVTQIAEECFANERLRQKIFALSRKDKLIDKVIEVAGSLANGGFFEQEDEDTYKVMDAIHYLETIISLITIDDDGEQKNS from the coding sequence ATGGTTCCTAAACAAACAGCAGAAATATTTCAGATCCTTAGCAAAGGTAACTTCATCAGTTCTAACGGAAGTCAGGCAAGGTTGTATGATTGTATCAGTCATGAAGATAACTTCAGGATACTGAAAGAGTATTTTGCCCATATTGGCTATCACCTGGAAAGTGGGCATAACTATTATTATTTTAGTCAGCAGGATGAGACGAACACCAATATGGAGAAAAAACTGGAGCAGTTTGCTCACTTTATCGATGTAATGGATTTTTTCTCTTGTCTGGATGTGAAGCCTGTTACAGGTACGCGTTACAGGGTGACTCAGATTGCTGAGGAATGCTTTGCTAATGAACGTTTGAGACAAAAGATATTTGCTTTGTCAAGAAAAGACAAGCTGATAGATAAAGTCATAGAGGTTGCCGGTTCCCTTGCTAATGGCGGTTTTTTTGAACAGGAAGATGAAGATACTTATAAAGTAATGGATGCCATTCATTATCTTGAAACTATTATTTCCCTTATAACTATTGATGACGATGGAGAGCAAAAGAATTCTTAA
- a CDS encoding ATP-binding protein translates to MESKRILNRIIFINIANTDYSSAEIAGNTCFVGTNNMGKTTLQRAILFFYSANTRGLGISGSQKSFEDYYFQYPNSYIIYEILTEEGMFHVMVYRHNKLLFRFVESPFNKDLYIVNNEAVLPKEVLTRFNEHKLYYSDQIETFERYRNIIYGADPDKRYKKFALLKGNSNYHNIPLAITSIFLSSEASIKAEFVKECIANSISTKHTNIELKTVERQLRQFTEKYQDIETFFRKENAQRGELIKDNFSQIKNLKTKQRALAAELGGAIKYATEQKELLGLQVANFRQKAEALTKDFKWKENAFQEKKGEINQEIGAIKSRLKEADKKQKEYQGKGIEELMKKAEEKPQLLASLQARETEYATLTAGFKDVEQQFKTLFDGLENEKKEFLNMITSQGLSLERKFQEVKSKLTEEFRKSENNLREKNASAIDQYKARLHKRELDKQKAEFSEKEIKKKKYFEREIALIKENLDEIGKRRLDREAQSKIKNREIEALRKEAEHIKEKNRITADQFTSKNKDEIAIIDEKIKTIEDKLSIHQNAFFGFLQENYPEWPKTIGKVCNEELLFNKDLNPKLIQKELDTLYGIQLDLSNVKIHSKSLEEYEQEKSSLLEEKSKLNQNFLDFRETQAREEQSKLASIGKKSAQFKNELSQLDYDAEQDEQKEKQFTLDLNDWERKAEAQREQDLTEVYTLQEEIKKELAEINASMKGLSESLKDELKLLKNKEADRIAEAKKAYEDEATILEESKDAKLEEFNERREKLQEDKSKSLKNKGIDDSKIKALENEIKNIKQGLDEIEKNSEFVNDYKKDKRELFDKIESFNKEKEILDEKLKQCERDFNAEKQAYEKDKVQLEKESSKFLEELKKYTDGLDYFEKHFKEKALYERLRHLIEPATAMPSDLGITALCSQLFSNDGEYHGQFEKFRNKITEFTGRFRPENHLNFRINPNANEFEYERFADYLQEFYNENKIQTSIAEVAKNHGMLIDAIATKVKALTDHKGRINRMISKMEADFGRASFESSKLIEYIKLKSEDSENKVLKKLQKIAEFREQNPFLYGESNLFNQENKAKSEIDKKSVELLNDLQKTISEENYDEIKVQDLFELRFRIKEGKNDTGWIEKIDRVGSTGTDMLVKAVIYITLLNVFIKESTEKTTQNFKVHCIIDEVGQISAPYLKELISFAEERNIYLINGLPNESKLETHYNYTYKFRKDQHGNVKVVPLLTMSIEP, encoded by the coding sequence ATGGAGAGCAAAAGAATTCTTAACAGAATCATTTTTATCAATATTGCAAATACCGATTATTCCAGTGCAGAGATAGCAGGTAATACATGTTTTGTTGGAACCAACAACATGGGAAAGACTACACTGCAAAGGGCTATATTGTTTTTCTACAGCGCGAATACCAGAGGGCTTGGTATTTCCGGTTCTCAGAAGTCATTTGAAGATTATTATTTCCAATACCCTAATTCATATATCATATATGAAATTCTGACAGAAGAAGGAATGTTCCATGTGATGGTATACAGACATAATAAACTGTTGTTTCGTTTTGTGGAAAGTCCTTTTAATAAGGATCTGTATATTGTGAACAATGAAGCCGTTCTTCCTAAAGAAGTACTGACAAGGTTTAATGAGCATAAGTTATACTATAGCGATCAGATTGAAACATTTGAAAGGTATAGAAATATAATCTATGGTGCAGATCCGGACAAACGTTATAAGAAGTTTGCACTGCTTAAAGGAAATAGCAACTATCACAATATACCTCTTGCTATTACTTCGATCTTCCTGAGTTCCGAAGCTTCTATAAAAGCAGAGTTTGTGAAAGAATGTATCGCAAACTCTATCAGTACCAAACATACCAATATAGAACTGAAGACTGTAGAACGTCAGTTGCGTCAGTTTACTGAGAAGTATCAGGACATCGAGACTTTCTTCAGAAAAGAGAATGCTCAAAGAGGAGAGTTGATTAAAGATAATTTCTCACAGATAAAAAATCTTAAAACCAAACAACGAGCGTTAGCTGCAGAACTTGGTGGAGCAATAAAATATGCAACGGAACAGAAAGAATTATTAGGACTTCAAGTAGCAAATTTCAGACAAAAGGCAGAGGCACTAACAAAAGATTTTAAATGGAAAGAAAACGCCTTTCAGGAGAAAAAGGGAGAAATTAATCAGGAAATAGGAGCTATTAAATCAAGGCTGAAAGAAGCAGATAAAAAGCAAAAAGAATATCAGGGAAAAGGAATAGAAGAGCTAATGAAGAAAGCAGAGGAAAAACCTCAGCTTTTGGCCAGTCTGCAAGCCAGAGAAACGGAATATGCAACACTAACTGCAGGGTTCAAAGATGTTGAGCAGCAATTCAAGACTTTGTTCGATGGACTTGAAAATGAAAAAAAGGAATTTCTGAATATGATTACCAGTCAGGGCTTATCTCTTGAAAGAAAATTTCAGGAAGTAAAAAGCAAGCTGACAGAGGAGTTCAGAAAGAGTGAAAATAATCTAAGAGAAAAGAATGCTTCTGCAATTGATCAATACAAAGCGCGTCTGCACAAAAGAGAGCTGGATAAGCAGAAAGCAGAGTTTTCAGAAAAGGAAATAAAAAAGAAGAAGTACTTTGAAAGAGAAATTGCACTTATAAAAGAGAACCTTGATGAAATAGGGAAGAGGAGACTTGACAGAGAGGCCCAATCAAAAATTAAGAACAGAGAAATAGAGGCTCTGAGAAAAGAAGCCGAACATATAAAAGAAAAGAACAGGATCACCGCAGATCAATTTACTTCGAAGAATAAAGATGAAATAGCCATAATAGATGAAAAGATCAAAACTATTGAGGATAAGCTTTCAATTCATCAGAATGCTTTCTTTGGCTTCCTCCAGGAGAATTATCCTGAATGGCCTAAAACAATAGGAAAGGTTTGTAATGAAGAACTTCTCTTTAATAAGGATCTGAATCCTAAGTTGATTCAAAAGGAACTGGATACTCTATATGGAATCCAGCTCGATCTTTCTAATGTTAAAATTCATTCCAAGTCTCTTGAGGAATATGAACAGGAGAAATCTTCCTTGCTGGAAGAAAAATCTAAACTGAATCAGAATTTTCTTGATTTCAGAGAAACACAGGCAAGAGAAGAGCAATCCAAGCTTGCATCCATTGGTAAGAAAAGTGCACAATTCAAAAATGAACTTTCTCAACTGGATTATGATGCCGAGCAGGACGAACAAAAGGAGAAGCAATTCACACTTGACCTGAATGACTGGGAAAGAAAAGCTGAAGCCCAGAGAGAACAGGATCTCACAGAGGTATACACACTTCAGGAAGAGATCAAAAAGGAATTGGCTGAAATCAATGCATCAATGAAAGGTCTTTCCGAATCACTCAAAGATGAATTGAAATTATTAAAGAATAAAGAAGCGGATCGGATCGCTGAGGCGAAAAAGGCATATGAGGATGAAGCTACCATACTAGAAGAATCAAAAGATGCAAAACTTGAAGAGTTTAATGAAAGAAGAGAGAAGCTGCAGGAAGATAAATCCAAGAGCTTAAAGAATAAGGGTATAGATGATTCTAAGATCAAAGCGCTGGAGAATGAAATAAAAAACATTAAACAGGGTCTGGATGAGATTGAAAAAAACTCTGAGTTTGTAAATGATTATAAGAAGGACAAGCGCGAACTGTTTGATAAAATAGAGTCTTTCAACAAAGAAAAAGAAATCCTTGATGAGAAACTGAAGCAATGTGAAAGGGATTTTAATGCTGAAAAACAAGCGTATGAAAAGGATAAAGTTCAGCTTGAAAAGGAGAGTTCAAAATTCCTTGAAGAGCTTAAGAAGTATACAGACGGGCTTGATTATTTTGAAAAGCATTTTAAAGAAAAAGCTTTGTATGAACGTCTGCGTCATTTGATAGAACCTGCCACTGCCATGCCTTCTGACCTTGGTATTACAGCTCTTTGTTCTCAGCTGTTTTCAAATGATGGAGAATATCATGGTCAGTTTGAGAAGTTCAGAAATAAGATTACAGAATTTACAGGACGCTTCCGTCCGGAAAACCACTTGAATTTCCGTATCAATCCGAACGCCAATGAATTTGAATACGAAAGATTTGCTGATTACTTGCAGGAGTTTTATAATGAAAATAAGATCCAGACATCCATAGCAGAAGTAGCCAAAAACCATGGCATGCTAATAGATGCCATTGCTACCAAAGTAAAAGCGCTGACAGACCACAAAGGACGTATCAACCGGATGATCAGTAAGATGGAAGCAGACTTTGGAAGAGCATCATTTGAAAGTTCTAAACTGATCGAATACATAAAGCTGAAGTCTGAAGACAGTGAAAACAAGGTATTGAAGAAGCTTCAGAAGATTGCAGAGTTTAGAGAGCAGAACCCTTTCCTATATGGAGAATCGAATTTGTTTAATCAGGAGAACAAAGCAAAGTCAGAGATAGATAAAAAGTCAGTTGAGCTTTTGAACGACCTTCAGAAAACCATTAGTGAAGAAAATTATGACGAGATTAAAGTGCAGGATTTATTTGAGCTGCGCTTTAGAATCAAAGAAGGGAAGAACGATACCGGCTGGATTGAGAAAATAGACAGAGTAGGTTCTACAGGTACTGATATGCTTGTAAAAGCTGTAATATATATTACGTTGTTAAATGTATTCATTAAAGAATCCACAGAGAAGACAACGCAGAATTTTAAAGTTCATTGTATTATAGATGAGGTAGGACAGATCTCAGCTCCTTATCTGAAAGAACTGATAAGCTTTGCAGAAGAAAGGAATATTTATCTGATCAACGGTCTTCCGAATGAAAGCAAATTGGAAACACATTACAACTATACTTATAAATTCAGAAAAGATCAGCATGGGAATGTAAAGGTAGTTCCGTTGTTGACGATGAGTATTGAGCCTTGA